A genomic segment from Coccinella septempunctata chromosome 3, icCocSept1.1, whole genome shotgun sequence encodes:
- the LOC123309810 gene encoding zinc finger FYVE domain-containing protein 1-like isoform X1: MSFSGTGCFSVAHLNLTTPNSNKMDRSLAHKARKYDYNKSPCILNSLDPTDLNISVRMTNDKQFTGDLESLNLLQEINDTPQSDCNSVHLLNDNEELLISTEERFLNDLEIEKGKKIKVVSIFGNTGEGKSHTLNHTFFNGQNIFQTSPSQTSCTIGVWGKFNPELNVLFLDTEGLLGISKKEQQRLRLLLKVLAVSDIVIYRTRTERLQRDMYSFLGSASKAYKNHFNRAFQKFREKNDIDMSVSLGPSLIIFHETRFTETLDYSASVTESAEDIIRTNFTDLRLEYDSFSSIKYIGVRNKEGPTPYKRLRVSVLKELESTEIRSPREAKYIYLTIKCLNQKFQNKITESQPDLYLPAFFTCQDKCISCHNNCTLSTGHKEDGEPHATSKKCEFQHQFQNCIYLCKKCYMKGERTIVTPSYTSETESSWSSLFNYVWSGYVITCKKCGEIYRSRQHWYGNKDPEESAVIPEVVHIWPGDKYYSQDGTLLGSQNAAQKFVDSVTSISDTVASIGSQPTKMVSQWVANQINPSYWRPDEEIKECFSCKIPFDNLSQKHHCRLCGEGFCDPCSLKRTPVPSQGWSGPVRVCDECYAKLNSPESSQEGMSSSSSNDIIARQLGETFISSIQTVKSILDVPKGLMKSMARPLYWTPDDQCINCSNCNREFGPQLLLHHCRECGKGVCDNCSLKRKPVPLRGWDFPVRVCDHCDCN; this comes from the exons ATGTCATTCAGTGGGACCGGGTGTTTTTCAG TTGCACATCTGAATCTCACCACcccaaattcaaataaaatggaTAGATCCTTAGCTCACAAGGCCCGAAAGTATGACTATAACAAATCTCCTTGCATACTAAATTCATTGGATCCAACAGATCTAAACATTTCAGTAAGGATGACTAACGATAAGCAATTCACAGGAGATCTAGAATCCCTGAATTTACTCCAAGAAATAAATGACACCCCTCAGAGTGACTGTAATAGTGTTCACCTGCTCAATGACAACGAAGAACTTCTCATATCAACAGAGGAACGTTTCTTGAACGATTTGGAAATAGAAAAAggcaaaaaaatcaaagttgTCTCCATATTCGGTAATACAGGTGAAGGAAAGTCGCATACCTTGAACCATACATTCTTTAATGGgcaaaatattttccaaacatCACCGTCTCAGACCTCCTGTACAATTGGAGTTTGGGGGAAGTTCAATCCAGAACTGAATGTCTTATTTTTGGACACAGAAGGGTTGCTGGGTATTTCGAAGAAGGAACAGCAAAGGTTGAGGTTACTATTGAAAGTTTTGGCAGTGTCTGATATTGTTATTTACCGAACAAGAACTGAGAGATTGCAAAGAGATATGTATTCGTTCTTAGGAAGCGCATCAAAGGCTTATAAGAATCATTTTAACCGTGCTTTCCAAAAGTTCCGGGAAAAGAATGACATCGACATGTCTGTTTCCTTGGGGCCAAGTCTGATCATATTTCACGAAACCAGGTTTACCGAAACCCTGGATTATAGCGCAAGCGTGACTGAATCTGCAGAAGATATCATAAGAACGAATTTCACAGATCTAAGGCTTGAATATGATTCTTTCAGTTCTATCAAATATATAGGGGTTAGGAATAAAGAAGGACCTACACCATATAAAAGACTTCGTGTTTCTGTTCTCAAAGAATTGGAGAGTACAGAAATAAGATCACCAAGAGAagcaaaatatatttatctgactATAAAG TGTTTAAATCAGAAGTTCCAAAATAAGATAACAGAGTCACAGCCGGACCTATATCTTCCTGCATTCTTTACTTGCCAAGATAAATGTATATCGTGTCATAACAATTGCACCTTATCTACCGGTCATAAGGAAGATGGAGAACCTCATGCAACATCTAAAAAGTGTGAATTCCAGCATcagttccagaattgcatttaTCTTTGTAAG AAATGCTATATGAAAGGCGAAAGGACCATAGTTACACCTAGCTATACTTCTGAAACGGAAAGTTCATGGTCCAGTCTGTTCAATTATGTTTGGTCTGGTTATGTGATAACTTGCAAGAAATGTGGTGAGATATACAGAAGCCGCCAACATTGGTATGGCAATAAGGATCCTGAGGAAAGTGCGGTTATACCAGAGGTTGTACATATCTGGCCAGGG GATAAATATTATTCACAGGATGGTACCCTTCTTGGTTCCCAAAATGCAGCTCAGAAATTCGTTGATAGCGTCACAAGCATCTCAGACACAGTTGCTAGCATTGGATCTCAACCTACCAAAATGGTTTCACAGTGGGTAGCTAATCAAATAAATCCAAGCTATTGGCGGCCAGATGAGGAAATAAAA GAATGCTTCAGTTGCAAAATTCCCTTTGATAATCTGTCCCAGAAGCATCATTGCCGTTTGTGCGGTGAGGGCTTTTGCGATCCTTGTTCATTGAAGAGAACACCGGTTCCATCGCAGGGTTGGAGTGGTCCAGTAAGAGTTTGCGACGAATGTTACGCGAAATTGAATTCCCCTGAATCGTCGCAAGAAGGCATGTCATCATCGTCATCTAACGACATTATAGCCAGGCAGCTCGGTGAAACATTCATAAGCTCCATACAAACCGTCAAGTCCATTCTTGACGTGCCCAAGGGGCTGATGAAAAGCATGGCTCGTCCTCTGTATTGGACGCCGGATGATCAGTGCATAAATTGCAGCAACTGCAATCGAGAATTCGGGCCTCAACTGTTACTACATCATTGTAGGGAATGCGGTAAGGGAGTATGCGATAATTGCTCTCTAAAGAGAAAACCTGTTCCGTTACGGGGCTGGGATTTTCCTGTCCGGGTTTGTGATCATTGCGACTGTAACTGA
- the LOC123309810 gene encoding zinc finger FYVE domain-containing protein 1-like isoform X4 — protein MDRSLAHKARKYDYNKSPCILNSLDPTDLNISVRMTNDKQFTGDLESLNLLQEINDTPQSDCNSVHLLNDNEELLISTEERFLNDLEIEKGKKIKVVSIFGNTGEGKSHTLNHTFFNGQNIFQTSPSQTSCTIGVWGKFNPELNVLFLDTEGLLGISKKEQQRLRLLLKVLAVSDIVIYRTRTERLQRDMYSFLGSASKAYKNHFNRAFQKFREKNDIDMSVSLGPSLIIFHETRFTETLDYSASVTESAEDIIRTNFTDLRLEYDSFSSIKYIGVRNKEGPTPYKRLRVSVLKELESTEIRSPREAKYIYLTIKCLNQKFQNKITESQPDLYLPAFFTCQDKCISCHNNCTLSTGHKEDGEPHATSKKCEFQHQFQNCIYLCKKCYMKGERTIVTPSYTSETESSWSSLFNYVWSGYVITCKKCGEIYRSRQHWYGNKDPEESAVIPEVVHIWPGDKYYSQDGTLLGSQNAAQKFVDSVTSISDTVASIGSQPTKMVSQWVANQINPSYWRPDEEIKECFSCKIPFDNLSQKHHCRLCGEGFCDPCSLKRTPVPSQGWSGPVRVCDECYAKLNSPESSQEGMSSSSSNDIIARQLGETFISSIQTVKSILDVPKGLMKSMARPLYWTPDDQCINCSNCNREFGPQLLLHHCRECGKGVCDNCSLKRKPVPLRGWDFPVRVCDHCDCN, from the exons atggaTAGATCCTTAGCTCACAAGGCCCGAAAGTATGACTATAACAAATCTCCTTGCATACTAAATTCATTGGATCCAACAGATCTAAACATTTCAGTAAGGATGACTAACGATAAGCAATTCACAGGAGATCTAGAATCCCTGAATTTACTCCAAGAAATAAATGACACCCCTCAGAGTGACTGTAATAGTGTTCACCTGCTCAATGACAACGAAGAACTTCTCATATCAACAGAGGAACGTTTCTTGAACGATTTGGAAATAGAAAAAggcaaaaaaatcaaagttgTCTCCATATTCGGTAATACAGGTGAAGGAAAGTCGCATACCTTGAACCATACATTCTTTAATGGgcaaaatattttccaaacatCACCGTCTCAGACCTCCTGTACAATTGGAGTTTGGGGGAAGTTCAATCCAGAACTGAATGTCTTATTTTTGGACACAGAAGGGTTGCTGGGTATTTCGAAGAAGGAACAGCAAAGGTTGAGGTTACTATTGAAAGTTTTGGCAGTGTCTGATATTGTTATTTACCGAACAAGAACTGAGAGATTGCAAAGAGATATGTATTCGTTCTTAGGAAGCGCATCAAAGGCTTATAAGAATCATTTTAACCGTGCTTTCCAAAAGTTCCGGGAAAAGAATGACATCGACATGTCTGTTTCCTTGGGGCCAAGTCTGATCATATTTCACGAAACCAGGTTTACCGAAACCCTGGATTATAGCGCAAGCGTGACTGAATCTGCAGAAGATATCATAAGAACGAATTTCACAGATCTAAGGCTTGAATATGATTCTTTCAGTTCTATCAAATATATAGGGGTTAGGAATAAAGAAGGACCTACACCATATAAAAGACTTCGTGTTTCTGTTCTCAAAGAATTGGAGAGTACAGAAATAAGATCACCAAGAGAagcaaaatatatttatctgactATAAAG TGTTTAAATCAGAAGTTCCAAAATAAGATAACAGAGTCACAGCCGGACCTATATCTTCCTGCATTCTTTACTTGCCAAGATAAATGTATATCGTGTCATAACAATTGCACCTTATCTACCGGTCATAAGGAAGATGGAGAACCTCATGCAACATCTAAAAAGTGTGAATTCCAGCATcagttccagaattgcatttaTCTTTGTAAG AAATGCTATATGAAAGGCGAAAGGACCATAGTTACACCTAGCTATACTTCTGAAACGGAAAGTTCATGGTCCAGTCTGTTCAATTATGTTTGGTCTGGTTATGTGATAACTTGCAAGAAATGTGGTGAGATATACAGAAGCCGCCAACATTGGTATGGCAATAAGGATCCTGAGGAAAGTGCGGTTATACCAGAGGTTGTACATATCTGGCCAGGG GATAAATATTATTCACAGGATGGTACCCTTCTTGGTTCCCAAAATGCAGCTCAGAAATTCGTTGATAGCGTCACAAGCATCTCAGACACAGTTGCTAGCATTGGATCTCAACCTACCAAAATGGTTTCACAGTGGGTAGCTAATCAAATAAATCCAAGCTATTGGCGGCCAGATGAGGAAATAAAA GAATGCTTCAGTTGCAAAATTCCCTTTGATAATCTGTCCCAGAAGCATCATTGCCGTTTGTGCGGTGAGGGCTTTTGCGATCCTTGTTCATTGAAGAGAACACCGGTTCCATCGCAGGGTTGGAGTGGTCCAGTAAGAGTTTGCGACGAATGTTACGCGAAATTGAATTCCCCTGAATCGTCGCAAGAAGGCATGTCATCATCGTCATCTAACGACATTATAGCCAGGCAGCTCGGTGAAACATTCATAAGCTCCATACAAACCGTCAAGTCCATTCTTGACGTGCCCAAGGGGCTGATGAAAAGCATGGCTCGTCCTCTGTATTGGACGCCGGATGATCAGTGCATAAATTGCAGCAACTGCAATCGAGAATTCGGGCCTCAACTGTTACTACATCATTGTAGGGAATGCGGTAAGGGAGTATGCGATAATTGCTCTCTAAAGAGAAAACCTGTTCCGTTACGGGGCTGGGATTTTCCTGTCCGGGTTTGTGATCATTGCGACTGTAACTGA
- the LOC123309810 gene encoding zinc finger FYVE domain-containing protein 1-like isoform X2, producing MSFSGTGCFSVAHLNLTTPNSNKMDRSLAHKARKYDYNKSPCILNSLDPTDLNISVRMTNDKQFTGDLESLNLLQEINDTPQSDCNSVHLLNDNEELLISTEERFLNDLEIEKGKKIKVVSIFGNTGEGKSHTLNHTFFNGQNIFQTSPSQTSCTIGVWGKFNPELNVLFLDTEGLLGISKKEQQRLRLLLKVLAVSDIVIYRTRTERLQRDMYSFLGSASKAYKNHFNRAFQKFREKNDIDMSVSLGPSLIIFHETRFTETLDYSASVTESAEDIIRTNFTDLRLEYDSFSSIKYIGVRNKEGPTPYKRLRVSVLKELESTEIRSPREAKYIYLTIKCLNQKFQNKITESQPDLYLPAFFTCQDKCISCHNNCTLSTGHKEDGEPHATSKKCEFQHQFQNCIYLCKKCYMKGERTIVTPSYTSETESSWSSLFNYVWSGYVITCKKCGEIYRSRQHWYGNKDPEESAVIPEVVHIWPGDGTLLGSQNAAQKFVDSVTSISDTVASIGSQPTKMVSQWVANQINPSYWRPDEEIKECFSCKIPFDNLSQKHHCRLCGEGFCDPCSLKRTPVPSQGWSGPVRVCDECYAKLNSPESSQEGMSSSSSNDIIARQLGETFISSIQTVKSILDVPKGLMKSMARPLYWTPDDQCINCSNCNREFGPQLLLHHCRECGKGVCDNCSLKRKPVPLRGWDFPVRVCDHCDCN from the exons ATGTCATTCAGTGGGACCGGGTGTTTTTCAG TTGCACATCTGAATCTCACCACcccaaattcaaataaaatggaTAGATCCTTAGCTCACAAGGCCCGAAAGTATGACTATAACAAATCTCCTTGCATACTAAATTCATTGGATCCAACAGATCTAAACATTTCAGTAAGGATGACTAACGATAAGCAATTCACAGGAGATCTAGAATCCCTGAATTTACTCCAAGAAATAAATGACACCCCTCAGAGTGACTGTAATAGTGTTCACCTGCTCAATGACAACGAAGAACTTCTCATATCAACAGAGGAACGTTTCTTGAACGATTTGGAAATAGAAAAAggcaaaaaaatcaaagttgTCTCCATATTCGGTAATACAGGTGAAGGAAAGTCGCATACCTTGAACCATACATTCTTTAATGGgcaaaatattttccaaacatCACCGTCTCAGACCTCCTGTACAATTGGAGTTTGGGGGAAGTTCAATCCAGAACTGAATGTCTTATTTTTGGACACAGAAGGGTTGCTGGGTATTTCGAAGAAGGAACAGCAAAGGTTGAGGTTACTATTGAAAGTTTTGGCAGTGTCTGATATTGTTATTTACCGAACAAGAACTGAGAGATTGCAAAGAGATATGTATTCGTTCTTAGGAAGCGCATCAAAGGCTTATAAGAATCATTTTAACCGTGCTTTCCAAAAGTTCCGGGAAAAGAATGACATCGACATGTCTGTTTCCTTGGGGCCAAGTCTGATCATATTTCACGAAACCAGGTTTACCGAAACCCTGGATTATAGCGCAAGCGTGACTGAATCTGCAGAAGATATCATAAGAACGAATTTCACAGATCTAAGGCTTGAATATGATTCTTTCAGTTCTATCAAATATATAGGGGTTAGGAATAAAGAAGGACCTACACCATATAAAAGACTTCGTGTTTCTGTTCTCAAAGAATTGGAGAGTACAGAAATAAGATCACCAAGAGAagcaaaatatatttatctgactATAAAG TGTTTAAATCAGAAGTTCCAAAATAAGATAACAGAGTCACAGCCGGACCTATATCTTCCTGCATTCTTTACTTGCCAAGATAAATGTATATCGTGTCATAACAATTGCACCTTATCTACCGGTCATAAGGAAGATGGAGAACCTCATGCAACATCTAAAAAGTGTGAATTCCAGCATcagttccagaattgcatttaTCTTTGTAAG AAATGCTATATGAAAGGCGAAAGGACCATAGTTACACCTAGCTATACTTCTGAAACGGAAAGTTCATGGTCCAGTCTGTTCAATTATGTTTGGTCTGGTTATGTGATAACTTGCAAGAAATGTGGTGAGATATACAGAAGCCGCCAACATTGGTATGGCAATAAGGATCCTGAGGAAAGTGCGGTTATACCAGAGGTTGTACATATCTGGCCAGGG GATGGTACCCTTCTTGGTTCCCAAAATGCAGCTCAGAAATTCGTTGATAGCGTCACAAGCATCTCAGACACAGTTGCTAGCATTGGATCTCAACCTACCAAAATGGTTTCACAGTGGGTAGCTAATCAAATAAATCCAAGCTATTGGCGGCCAGATGAGGAAATAAAA GAATGCTTCAGTTGCAAAATTCCCTTTGATAATCTGTCCCAGAAGCATCATTGCCGTTTGTGCGGTGAGGGCTTTTGCGATCCTTGTTCATTGAAGAGAACACCGGTTCCATCGCAGGGTTGGAGTGGTCCAGTAAGAGTTTGCGACGAATGTTACGCGAAATTGAATTCCCCTGAATCGTCGCAAGAAGGCATGTCATCATCGTCATCTAACGACATTATAGCCAGGCAGCTCGGTGAAACATTCATAAGCTCCATACAAACCGTCAAGTCCATTCTTGACGTGCCCAAGGGGCTGATGAAAAGCATGGCTCGTCCTCTGTATTGGACGCCGGATGATCAGTGCATAAATTGCAGCAACTGCAATCGAGAATTCGGGCCTCAACTGTTACTACATCATTGTAGGGAATGCGGTAAGGGAGTATGCGATAATTGCTCTCTAAAGAGAAAACCTGTTCCGTTACGGGGCTGGGATTTTCCTGTCCGGGTTTGTGATCATTGCGACTGTAACTGA
- the LOC123309810 gene encoding zinc finger FYVE domain-containing protein 1-like isoform X3, whose protein sequence is MLAHLNLTTPNSNKMDRSLAHKARKYDYNKSPCILNSLDPTDLNISVRMTNDKQFTGDLESLNLLQEINDTPQSDCNSVHLLNDNEELLISTEERFLNDLEIEKGKKIKVVSIFGNTGEGKSHTLNHTFFNGQNIFQTSPSQTSCTIGVWGKFNPELNVLFLDTEGLLGISKKEQQRLRLLLKVLAVSDIVIYRTRTERLQRDMYSFLGSASKAYKNHFNRAFQKFREKNDIDMSVSLGPSLIIFHETRFTETLDYSASVTESAEDIIRTNFTDLRLEYDSFSSIKYIGVRNKEGPTPYKRLRVSVLKELESTEIRSPREAKYIYLTIKCLNQKFQNKITESQPDLYLPAFFTCQDKCISCHNNCTLSTGHKEDGEPHATSKKCEFQHQFQNCIYLCKKCYMKGERTIVTPSYTSETESSWSSLFNYVWSGYVITCKKCGEIYRSRQHWYGNKDPEESAVIPEVVHIWPGDKYYSQDGTLLGSQNAAQKFVDSVTSISDTVASIGSQPTKMVSQWVANQINPSYWRPDEEIKECFSCKIPFDNLSQKHHCRLCGEGFCDPCSLKRTPVPSQGWSGPVRVCDECYAKLNSPESSQEGMSSSSSNDIIARQLGETFISSIQTVKSILDVPKGLMKSMARPLYWTPDDQCINCSNCNREFGPQLLLHHCRECGKGVCDNCSLKRKPVPLRGWDFPVRVCDHCDCN, encoded by the exons ATGC TTGCACATCTGAATCTCACCACcccaaattcaaataaaatggaTAGATCCTTAGCTCACAAGGCCCGAAAGTATGACTATAACAAATCTCCTTGCATACTAAATTCATTGGATCCAACAGATCTAAACATTTCAGTAAGGATGACTAACGATAAGCAATTCACAGGAGATCTAGAATCCCTGAATTTACTCCAAGAAATAAATGACACCCCTCAGAGTGACTGTAATAGTGTTCACCTGCTCAATGACAACGAAGAACTTCTCATATCAACAGAGGAACGTTTCTTGAACGATTTGGAAATAGAAAAAggcaaaaaaatcaaagttgTCTCCATATTCGGTAATACAGGTGAAGGAAAGTCGCATACCTTGAACCATACATTCTTTAATGGgcaaaatattttccaaacatCACCGTCTCAGACCTCCTGTACAATTGGAGTTTGGGGGAAGTTCAATCCAGAACTGAATGTCTTATTTTTGGACACAGAAGGGTTGCTGGGTATTTCGAAGAAGGAACAGCAAAGGTTGAGGTTACTATTGAAAGTTTTGGCAGTGTCTGATATTGTTATTTACCGAACAAGAACTGAGAGATTGCAAAGAGATATGTATTCGTTCTTAGGAAGCGCATCAAAGGCTTATAAGAATCATTTTAACCGTGCTTTCCAAAAGTTCCGGGAAAAGAATGACATCGACATGTCTGTTTCCTTGGGGCCAAGTCTGATCATATTTCACGAAACCAGGTTTACCGAAACCCTGGATTATAGCGCAAGCGTGACTGAATCTGCAGAAGATATCATAAGAACGAATTTCACAGATCTAAGGCTTGAATATGATTCTTTCAGTTCTATCAAATATATAGGGGTTAGGAATAAAGAAGGACCTACACCATATAAAAGACTTCGTGTTTCTGTTCTCAAAGAATTGGAGAGTACAGAAATAAGATCACCAAGAGAagcaaaatatatttatctgactATAAAG TGTTTAAATCAGAAGTTCCAAAATAAGATAACAGAGTCACAGCCGGACCTATATCTTCCTGCATTCTTTACTTGCCAAGATAAATGTATATCGTGTCATAACAATTGCACCTTATCTACCGGTCATAAGGAAGATGGAGAACCTCATGCAACATCTAAAAAGTGTGAATTCCAGCATcagttccagaattgcatttaTCTTTGTAAG AAATGCTATATGAAAGGCGAAAGGACCATAGTTACACCTAGCTATACTTCTGAAACGGAAAGTTCATGGTCCAGTCTGTTCAATTATGTTTGGTCTGGTTATGTGATAACTTGCAAGAAATGTGGTGAGATATACAGAAGCCGCCAACATTGGTATGGCAATAAGGATCCTGAGGAAAGTGCGGTTATACCAGAGGTTGTACATATCTGGCCAGGG GATAAATATTATTCACAGGATGGTACCCTTCTTGGTTCCCAAAATGCAGCTCAGAAATTCGTTGATAGCGTCACAAGCATCTCAGACACAGTTGCTAGCATTGGATCTCAACCTACCAAAATGGTTTCACAGTGGGTAGCTAATCAAATAAATCCAAGCTATTGGCGGCCAGATGAGGAAATAAAA GAATGCTTCAGTTGCAAAATTCCCTTTGATAATCTGTCCCAGAAGCATCATTGCCGTTTGTGCGGTGAGGGCTTTTGCGATCCTTGTTCATTGAAGAGAACACCGGTTCCATCGCAGGGTTGGAGTGGTCCAGTAAGAGTTTGCGACGAATGTTACGCGAAATTGAATTCCCCTGAATCGTCGCAAGAAGGCATGTCATCATCGTCATCTAACGACATTATAGCCAGGCAGCTCGGTGAAACATTCATAAGCTCCATACAAACCGTCAAGTCCATTCTTGACGTGCCCAAGGGGCTGATGAAAAGCATGGCTCGTCCTCTGTATTGGACGCCGGATGATCAGTGCATAAATTGCAGCAACTGCAATCGAGAATTCGGGCCTCAACTGTTACTACATCATTGTAGGGAATGCGGTAAGGGAGTATGCGATAATTGCTCTCTAAAGAGAAAACCTGTTCCGTTACGGGGCTGGGATTTTCCTGTCCGGGTTTGTGATCATTGCGACTGTAACTGA
- the LOC123309775 gene encoding cilia- and flagella-associated protein 299-like, whose translation MRRKNPQLEADKRLLQYADYEAYLDSFITKQDLCYLQNLHVCRKFSELGYRNWGETLSQDTFERRYEAVLNYVHPEFIPYVLVSEKIACPDAIHKELATRERPNRLGIMSTVIYIRHETETGHEVSGYIDYSERIENENWRSFFQGKKQIFPNSKDLGYYHWKFGKSCSNDSVNYKIFLDPYNGLRFQNRFDRKFINVNPLMHPGENTTRVRIKSNLYKHVVLFDHLVRQRV comes from the exons ATGAGGAGGAAAAACCCTCAATTGGAAGCGGACAAGAGACTGCTACAGTACGCAGATTACGAGGCCTATCTGGACAGCTTCATCACGAAACAGGACCTCTGTTACCTCCAGAACCTACACGTATGCAGGAAGTTCTCCGAGCTGGGCTACAGGAACTGGGGCGAAACCCTATCCCAGGACACGTTCGAGAGAAGGTACGAGGCCGTGCTGAACTACGTGCATCCGGAGTTCATACCTTACGTGCTGGTCAGCGAGAAGATAGCTTGTCCTGACGCCATACATAAGGAGCTGGCGACCAGAGAACGTCCGAACAGGTTGGGGATCATGTCCACCGTGATATACATCAGGCACGAGACGGAAACGGGACACGAGGTTTCCGGGTACATAGATTATAGCGAGAGGATAGAGAACGAGAATTGGCGGAGTTTTTTCCAGG GAaagaagcagattttccccaaTTCCAAGGACCTGGGTTACTATCACTGGAAATTTGGAAAATCGTGCAGCAACGATTCGgtcaattataaaatatttctaGACCCCTATAACGGCCTGAGGTTTCAAAACAGATTCGACAGAAAATTCATAAACGTGAATCCACTTATGCATCCCGGTGAAAATACTACTAGAGTAAGGATAAAGTCCAACTTATACAAACATGTTGTTCTGTTCGACCATTTAGTACGTCAAAGAGTATAG